The sequence below is a genomic window from Hippocampus zosterae strain Florida chromosome 7, ASM2543408v3, whole genome shotgun sequence.
ccagccaatcgcagggcacacagagacgaacaaccattcacgctcatactcacacctagggacaattttgagtgttcaatcagcctgccacgcatgtttttggaatgtgggaggaaaacggagtacccggagaaaacccatgcaggcccaagggagaacatgcaaactccatacagggagctggagttgaacccggcacctccacactgtgaggttgacgcgctaaccactggaccactgggccgccccgaGATACTTCcagtaaaatacaataaaaatgcgAGCGACACTATTTGTAATACTTGGGATTCCATGCATCTTTTCAATGGCAACCATTAAAAcagcggtgtcaaactcgttttagTAGTTACGGTTttacttggagggccgttatgaattttgggaaaccatataaatgctTAATCCCCTCTATATATTACATAAACAGCGCACAACTAATTGATCAATAACTAGTTTTACAATCACAAATCAAGAAtaatgtggattacatatgacaatttgaaattttggttcagacttttagcaaacatcatggaACTTGGCATGCttaatttgctttcgcgggccacataaaatgatgtggcgggccagatctggcccccgggccttgactttgacaccaatgcatttttttttaaaaagccagagTTGGCCAAGACTTATCTTCAGCCATTCCCATTCGAACGACAACAAACGTCGATGGCGCTCCTCGTTAGTCTTCCCGTTGACGGCATTTCACGTCAGCGGTGCTCAAAGAGTAAATTTACAAGTACATTTAGACAGGACTGGCTGAATATGGACACTTCTGGGACACTATTCAATATTAGCCTACCCTGGATTGACCAATCAGAGAAAGGGGGTTGTCCCAAACATTTtcctgttggattttttttttccttcttcttctctcgTCCAATGACATTTTTACTTCCCCGACATCCATTGATTGCATGTGTTTCTTTTTACTTCAGTCGAGGACAGTTGAGTCCCAATGCGGTGAGGGAGGCGTCCGTGATGTTGCTGCACCCGGACACGCAGAGGATCTGCAGTTTGTGGCATCCCCGGCACAGACTCACCAGGCCCTCATCTGTGATTTGCTGCATATTATGTGGACACGATTAATAACTTGCTGCCTCACTCTtgccccctccccttttttttttaccgtgcaCGACTGCATGTTGATAATGGTGAGCTCTTGGCAGTGCTTCTGCAAATGTTTCAAGGCGCCATCGTCCAGCTGAAGGACCAACACAaattaatgtgttttttatgacGAAGCATCCATCATTGTTACGATGTCATTTCAGTGTACCTGTGTGCAGCCTCTGAGGAACAGCGCCTGTAAGCCAGCGCAGCCTCGGGACAGTGCGTCGATGCCGTCGCGCGTGATCTGGTCGCACCAGGACAGGTTCAACGTCTCCAGCATGCGGCAGCCATCGCTGAAACAcgcagacatccatccattcattatccgaGATGCTGATCCTCAGGACGGTCACGGACATGCTGGATGGAGCCTATCTCACCCGTCTTTGGGCAACAggtgggatacaccctgaaccggttgtcagccaatcgcagggcacacagagacgaacaaccatccatgctcacactcacacctagggacaatttagaccgttcaatcagcctgacatgcattctttttggaatgtgggaggaaaccggagtacccgcagaaaacccacccagCCATGGAGAGAACAtaacctccacacaggaagttcgggacttttttttttgtaaacgttCTTGTCATTTTAAGTAAGACACGTCCGTTTTAAAGTTTCTGGggataataataaattaaacaacTTATTTTTTGGTACCATGATGTTTTACGATACATTATGCAAAaaaatcggggaaaaaaaattgttgatttttctcacaatgtttcataaaacatttaagggaccaaaaaaataagttaattaatttcatacaatccccacaaaaagaaataataattgtatttatttgtatttatttattgctaaaTTTTCAGACGACTACAGCGatgaaattatatatatacagttacACAGTGTACAAAAGAAAACGGTACAGTATAGTCCCAATACAGATATATCATcctgtgctttatttttttttcatttggggcGAGGGCGGTAAATGTTATGCTGTACCTGAGGGCCTTGAGGGAATGGTTGGTAACAGACACGCAGGAGGTGAGGTCCAGATGCTTGAGCTTGGAGCAGAACTTGCTGAGGCTTACGCAGGTGCTGTCTGTGATCTTGGTGCAGCCATTTAGATTCAACACTTCAATGTTACGGCAGTTCTGTGCAAAAGTCCTACAGCCACAGCACAACACGGGGTTTATTGCAGTATGCcaaattggaaagaaaataaataaataatcagcaaaaaaattataatttggTATTTTTGTGGTGCCAAACTGGAGTGGGTCTCACTTCAATGAAGCATCGCCCACGCTCAGGCATCCTCGCAGGCCGAGCTGCCTCAGGAAGCCTCCGCACCGCTTGGAGATGTTCTCCACCACACGGCCCtgtgagcaagaaaaaaaaaaaaagaatgaactgTGACGTCCACATCACTGCCTGCCTGCTGACACAACACTAAATATAATAATTTCGCACCTCGATGTCCGTTTGGAAGTTGAACAGGTCGATCTTCTGCCAGTTGCTGCCATCCAGAGCCAGAACGTTCCAGGCCTTGCATGTAACAGAAGAGGACAATGCCCTGTGAAAAATTCTCCAAACGTGGCCAGCAGACGGCGATAACCTTGCAGCAAAG
It includes:
- the fbxl2 gene encoding F-box/LRR-repeat protein 2, producing the protein MNGITKGRFEVFCNSDEAPINKKLPKELLLRIFSYLDVVTLCRCAQVSKAWNVLALDGSNWQKIDLFNFQTDIEGRVVENISKRCGGFLRQLGLRGCLSVGDASLKTFAQNCRNIEVLNLNGCTKITDSTCVSLSKFCSKLKHLDLTSCVSVTNHSLKALSDGCRMLETLNLSWCDQITRDGIDALSRGCAGLQALFLRGCTQLDDGALKHLQKHCQELTIINMQSCTQITDEGLVSLCRGCHKLQILCVSGCSNITDASLTALGLNCPRLKILEAARCSHVTDAGFTVLARNCHGLEKMDLEECILVTDNTLVQLSIHCPRLQALSLSHCELITDDGIRALSVSACGHDRLSVVELDNCPLITDVTLEHLKSCHRLERIELYDCQQVTRAGIKRIRAHLPEIKVHAYFAPVTPPPSVHGGGQRLCRCCIIL